In Phaseolus vulgaris cultivar G19833 chromosome 10, P. vulgaris v2.0, whole genome shotgun sequence, a single genomic region encodes these proteins:
- the LOC137817138 gene encoding nuclear transcription factor Y subunit C-1-like, which yields MRQAGAYSGLLCGGISGRTGPHSLPLARIMKIMKKSREDVKMISGESPIIFSKACELFIQELTRRSWIIAIQGKRKTLHKEDLTSVVIATDIFDFLITLVSNSDSHALGATTTILEVETID from the coding sequence ATGAGACAAGCTGGTGCATATTCAGGGTTACTGTGTGGAGGGATATCAGGAAGGACAGGGCCCCACTCTCTGCCCTTGGCAAGGATAATGAAGATCATGAAGAAGTCAAGGGAGGATGTTAAAATGATATCAGGGGAGTCTCCAATTATTTTCTCCAAGGCTTGTGAGCTCTTCATTCAGGAGCTAACTAGAAGGTCCTGGATCATTGCCATCCAAGGCAAAAGGAAGACTTTGCACAAAGAGGACTTAACCTCTGTAGTTATAGCCACTGAtatatttgactttttgatCACTTTGGTTTCCAATTCTGACAGCCATGCACTTGGTGCCACCACCACTATTTTGGAGGTTGAAACTATAGACTAG